A genomic region of Xanthomonas fragariae contains the following coding sequences:
- a CDS encoding molybdopterin cofactor-binding domain-containing protein — MRTIGLRHPAGIASLRSVDLPDPEQRAHGQIRVRLHASSHDFHDLGIVLGQMPAAHRHIPMSDGVGVVEAVGPQVSERLEQGGRVVEETDITDIGTGSYTIIAQTAAEIMGVPSNWVHVRLGGASVNHDLAGYEVPVHADIPHQEVMFLEESDPPSSPMKAKGVGELGIFAVAAVIANAGFNATGVRAGDYPVTLDKLRAHLPELRCA; from the coding sequence ATGCGCACCATTGGTTTGCGTCATCCCGCAGGAATCGCGTCACTGCGATCTGTTGACTTACCTGATCCAGAACAGCGTGCACATGGTCAGATCCGCGTGCGCTTGCATGCGAGCTCGCATGATTTTCATGACTTAGGGATCGTGCTGGGTCAGATGCCGGCTGCGCACAGACATATTCCGATGTCAGACGGTGTCGGCGTAGTCGAAGCGGTCGGGCCGCAGGTCAGTGAGCGCCTGGAGCAGGGCGGGCGTGTAGTGGAGGAAACCGACATCACCGATATCGGGACCGGCTCCTACACCATCATTGCGCAGACCGCTGCGGAGATAATGGGGGTGCCGTCGAACTGGGTGCACGTGCGGTTGGGCGGTGCCAGCGTCAATCACGACCTGGCAGGTTACGAAGTGCCGGTGCATGCGGATATCCCGCATCAGGAAGTGATGTTCCTGGAAGAAAGCGACCCACCGTCATCGCCGATGAAGGCCAAGGGCGTAGGCGAGCTCGGCATCTTCGCTGTGGCTGCGGTGATCGCCAATGCGGGCTTCAACGCCACCGGCGTGCGCGCAGGCGATTACCCGGTCACGCTCGACAAGCTGCGTGCGCACCTGCCCGAGTTGCGGTGCGCGTGA
- a CDS encoding XdhC family protein yields the protein MSAAVAPVTHAKPAQPAWPAWPSYALHDDLLPTLTAWYRAGQRVAIATLIDTQGSSPRPLGSEMAISADGRVAGYVSGGCVEAAVAHHAMAALGDGRSRRLDYGEGSEVLDIQLSCGGRIGVLVWLVPDLGEHLACWRNARQRHRAFHVALNRDSGAVRYPTTAQDARPGEFLRTHRPPLRLVLVGADPALLALVSLASQMGIEVRVLRPHGPSEPPPRLAPEHYDRRGLSQALKDVHLDADTALYSLAHDGDIDLQVACRGLASNVACIGILGSRCKREGCLQTLRALGHDDAALARLRLPAGWRMGRSSPHTIALGIIAEATQAVADTQSVAVDG from the coding sequence GTGAGTGCAGCCGTGGCCCCGGTCACGCATGCCAAGCCGGCCCAGCCGGCGTGGCCGGCATGGCCGAGCTACGCACTGCACGATGATCTGCTGCCGACGCTGACAGCCTGGTATCGGGCTGGGCAGCGTGTAGCGATTGCCACGTTGATCGACACTCAGGGCTCGTCACCGCGCCCCCTGGGCAGCGAGATGGCGATCAGCGCAGACGGCCGGGTTGCCGGTTACGTGTCCGGCGGTTGCGTGGAGGCAGCGGTGGCGCATCACGCTATGGCAGCACTGGGCGATGGTCGGTCGCGCCGGCTGGATTACGGCGAGGGCAGCGAAGTGCTGGACATCCAACTCAGCTGCGGCGGCCGTATCGGCGTGCTGGTGTGGCTGGTGCCGGATCTGGGCGAGCATCTTGCATGTTGGCGCAACGCGCGCCAACGCCATCGGGCGTTTCATGTGGCGCTGAATCGCGATTCCGGCGCGGTGCGTTATCCGACCACTGCGCAGGACGCGCGTCCCGGTGAATTCTTGCGCACGCATCGTCCACCTTTGCGACTGGTGCTGGTCGGCGCCGATCCTGCGCTGCTGGCGTTGGTCTCATTGGCCAGCCAGATGGGCATCGAGGTGCGCGTGCTGCGACCGCATGGGCCCAGTGAACCACCGCCGCGACTGGCTCCGGAGCATTACGACCGTCGCGGGTTGAGCCAGGCATTGAAGGATGTGCATCTGGATGCAGACACCGCGCTTTACAGCCTGGCGCATGATGGCGATATCGATCTGCAGGTCGCATGTCGCGGGCTAGCGTCCAACGTTGCCTGCATCGGCATCCTGGGCAGCCGATGCAAGCGCGAAGGTTGTCTACAAACGCTGCGTGCACTCGGACACGACGATGCCGCGCTTGCGCGCTTGCGACTTCCCGCCGGCTGGCGCATGGGGCGCTCGTCGCCGCACACCATCGCACTTGGCATCATTGCCGAGGCGACACAGGCGGTGGCGGACACGCAGTCTGTTGCGGTGGATGGGTAA
- a CDS encoding nucleotidyltransferase family protein gives MSSDHAALVLAAGAGRRLGRWKQLLMRDGEPLLRRAARIALQTSPRRCVVVLGAKADALTEVLQGLDVEILRHADWSAGMGSSLAVLRQHVQDDTPLRRSLILGCDQPALDAPHLRALLQEAGHAASGCAISGYAGVRGIPAVVTHAVWADVPLQADSGLRGLFASLDVQTLGCVSAPALALDIDTPADLAAAQRRGWVDLD, from the coding sequence GTGAGCAGCGATCACGCCGCGCTGGTGTTGGCCGCCGGCGCGGGGCGCCGGCTGGGCCGTTGGAAGCAACTGTTGATGCGCGATGGCGAGCCCCTGCTACGTCGCGCCGCACGCATTGCGCTACAAACGTCGCCGCGCCGCTGTGTGGTGGTGTTGGGTGCCAAAGCCGACGCATTGACCGAGGTCTTGCAGGGCCTGGATGTGGAAATACTTCGGCATGCCGACTGGTCTGCAGGCATGGGTTCGAGCTTGGCGGTGTTGCGCCAACATGTGCAGGACGACACGCCGTTGCGCCGCAGCTTGATCCTGGGCTGCGATCAACCTGCACTGGACGCACCGCACCTGCGCGCGCTGCTGCAAGAGGCCGGGCACGCTGCTTCGGGCTGCGCCATCAGTGGTTATGCCGGGGTCCGCGGCATTCCTGCGGTGGTCACCCACGCCGTCTGGGCAGATGTCCCGCTGCAGGCCGATAGCGGCTTGCGCGGCCTGTTTGCCAGCCTGGATGTGCAGACACTGGGCTGCGTAAGCGCACCGGCCCTGGCCTTGGATATCGATACGCCTGCCGATCTGGCGGCGGCGCAGCGGCGCGGCTGGGTGGATCTGGACTGA
- a CDS encoding DUF819 domain-containing protein, which produces MNAAGFELIQNDIVVFGLIAATLGAVFWTSSREQGVWRRFYAVVPALLLCYLLPGIYNTVGLIDGNNTRLYNPIARDVLLPAALILLTLSIDLRAILGLGSTLIAMYLGASLSIMLGAVVAFWVMNWLHPATVAGDTWAGMAALAGSWIGGGANMLAMREVFNVDATTFGQFAVVDVGVGYVWMAALIFMAGNARKIDARSGADRRALDALQERMALFQAEYAHIPSLADLMVIVGVAFGGVGLAHALANPLAAWCKTHLSWASQFSLDAPFVWVVVLATSLGLLLSLTGARTLEGAGASRIGTLLLYFLIACIGMQMDLLALLDRPWLFLLGLIWIAVHIALLWGLGRLLRVPFFYFAIGSQSNIGGPASAPVVAAAFHPALAPVGVLLGTMGYATGTCLAYLVGISLRAMAGV; this is translated from the coding sequence GTGAATGCCGCCGGTTTTGAGCTGATTCAAAACGATATCGTCGTCTTCGGCCTGATCGCCGCCACCCTGGGGGCGGTGTTCTGGACCTCCTCACGCGAGCAGGGCGTGTGGCGGCGATTTTATGCCGTGGTACCGGCCTTGTTGCTGTGTTATCTGCTGCCAGGCATCTACAACACGGTCGGTCTGATCGACGGCAACAACACCCGCCTGTACAACCCGATCGCGCGCGACGTTTTGCTACCGGCCGCGCTGATCCTGCTCACATTGAGCATCGACCTGCGGGCGATTCTGGGGCTGGGGTCAACGTTGATCGCGATGTATCTGGGCGCATCGCTGAGCATCATGCTGGGCGCGGTGGTCGCGTTCTGGGTGATGAACTGGCTGCATCCGGCCACAGTGGCCGGCGACACCTGGGCCGGCATGGCGGCGTTGGCCGGCAGTTGGATCGGCGGCGGTGCCAACATGCTGGCGATGCGTGAGGTCTTCAATGTGGATGCCACCACCTTCGGCCAGTTCGCCGTAGTCGATGTCGGCGTAGGTTACGTATGGATGGCTGCCCTGATTTTCATGGCCGGGAACGCCCGCAAGATCGATGCGCGCAGCGGCGCGGATAGGCGTGCGCTGGATGCCTTGCAGGAGCGCATGGCGCTCTTCCAGGCCGAATATGCGCACATTCCCAGCCTGGCCGATTTGATGGTGATCGTGGGGGTGGCATTCGGCGGGGTCGGCCTGGCGCATGCGCTCGCCAACCCGCTCGCTGCATGGTGCAAGACGCATTTGAGTTGGGCCAGTCAGTTCAGTCTGGATGCGCCGTTCGTGTGGGTAGTGGTGTTGGCGACCAGTCTGGGCCTGCTGCTGAGCTTGACCGGCGCACGCACGCTCGAAGGCGCGGGCGCCTCCAGGATCGGCACGCTGCTGCTGTATTTCCTGATCGCCTGCATCGGCATGCAGATGGATCTGTTGGCGCTGCTGGACCGGCCGTGGCTATTCCTGCTCGGCCTGATCTGGATCGCTGTCCACATCGCGCTGCTGTGGGGTTTGGGCCGCTTGTTGCGGGTGCCATTTTTCTATTTCGCGATCGGCTCGCAATCCAACATCGGTGGCCCGGCCTCCGCGCCGGTGGTCGCCGCCGCTTTCCATCCGGCATTGGCACCGGTCGGGGTGTTGCTGGGCACGATGGGCTACGCCACCGGCACCTGTCTGGCGTATCTGGTCGGCATTAGCTTGCGCGCGATGGCAGGTGTATAG
- a CDS encoding HAD family hydrolase, with amino-acid sequence MERFELLISDCDGVLVDSEVLAERVMCEALAAFVPAEALEHLLVATFGQTTRDMLRRVEERFALQLPDTLLAQIEARSEALTEAEVQPIPGVRQALEQIPLPLAVASNSRRHNVIALVERVGLSARAAGRIFGADMVERPKPAPDVYLLAARTAGVAPERCLVIEDSLTGASAALAAGMQVLGFTGASHIPHGHDETLRRIGVLEVFDAMRDLPALFERLVRKQAG; translated from the coding sequence ATGGAGCGATTCGAGCTACTGATCAGTGACTGCGATGGCGTTCTTGTCGACAGCGAGGTATTGGCCGAGCGGGTGATGTGTGAGGCGCTGGCGGCATTCGTTCCGGCCGAGGCGTTGGAGCATCTGCTGGTAGCGACCTTCGGGCAAACCACGCGTGACATGTTGCGGCGGGTCGAAGAGCGCTTCGCGCTGCAGTTGCCGGACACCTTGCTGGCGCAGATCGAGGCGCGTAGCGAAGCGCTTACCGAGGCCGAGGTACAGCCGATTCCAGGCGTGCGCCAGGCACTGGAACAGATTCCGTTGCCGCTGGCAGTGGCCTCCAATAGCCGCCGCCATAATGTGATTGCATTGGTGGAGCGGGTTGGGCTCAGCGCGCGTGCTGCTGGACGTATCTTCGGTGCCGACATGGTGGAGCGGCCCAAGCCTGCACCGGATGTCTATCTGCTAGCCGCACGTACGGCTGGTGTGGCGCCGGAGCGTTGTCTGGTGATCGAGGACAGCCTCACCGGTGCGAGCGCGGCATTGGCTGCAGGAATGCAAGTGCTGGGTTTTACCGGTGCCAGCCATATTCCACACGGACACGATGAGACGTTGCGTCGGATCGGCGTGCTTGAGGTGTTCGACGCCATGCGCGACTTGCCGGCATTGTTCGAACGCCTCGTACGGAAGCAAGCTGGCTAA
- a CDS encoding YbdD/YjiX family protein has product MGTQLVVASQYQVHRRIWRRLIQTARLCCGIPDYDNYVRHMLEKHPDKPVMEYPAFFRERQDARYGGKSGFRCC; this is encoded by the coding sequence ATGGGCACCCAACTCGTTGTGGCCAGCCAATATCAGGTGCATCGCCGCATCTGGCGGCGCCTGATACAGACCGCACGCCTGTGTTGCGGCATTCCCGACTACGACAACTACGTGCGCCACATGCTGGAAAAACATCCCGACAAACCGGTGATGGAGTACCCCGCCTTTTTCCGCGAACGCCAAGACGCGCGCTATGGCGGCAAGAGCGGATTTCGCTGCTGTTGA
- a CDS encoding carbon starvation CstA family protein: protein MKGFSKLAWSALALLAAFCLGTVALRRGEHINALWIVVAAVSIYLIAYRFYSLFIADNVLQLDPTRATPAVANNDGLDYVPTNKHVLFGHHFAAIAGAGPLVGPVLAAQMGYLPGLLWLVVGVVFAGAVQDFVVLFLSGRRNGRSLGDLVREEMGRVPGTIALFGAFLIMIIILAVLAMVVVKALAESPWGMFTVIATMPIALMMGVYMRYIRVGKIGEISVVGLVLLLGAIWLGGKVAADPSWGPAFTFTARQITWMLIGYGFVAAVLPVWLLLAPRDYLSTFLKIGTILALAIGILVVMPDLQMPVLTRFASTGDGPVWKGGIFPFLFITIACGAVSGFHALIASGTTPKLLANEGHMRYIGYGGMLMESFVAIMALVAASIIEPGIYFAMNSPASLVGTDTVAVAAKVSEWGFAITPEVLESTARDIGEHSILARAGGAPTLAVGIAQILHQLLPGEDTMAFWYHFAILFEALFILTAVDAGTRAGRFMLQDLLGNFVPALKKTDSWTANIIATAGCVALWGYLLYTGVIDPFGGIQTLWPLFGISNQMLAGIALMLGTVVLFKMKRDRYAWVTIVPALWLLLCTTYAGLIKIFDSNPAQGFLAQAHKFQAAIASNTITAPAKTVAQMQQIVTNAYVNAGLTVLFLFVVCSILIYAVKTIIIARRNPQRSDRETPYVALQPHQMADL, encoded by the coding sequence ATGAAAGGGTTCTCGAAGCTGGCCTGGAGCGCGCTGGCGCTGCTGGCTGCGTTCTGCCTGGGTACCGTGGCGCTGCGGCGTGGCGAACACATCAACGCGTTGTGGATCGTAGTGGCTGCGGTGTCGATCTATCTGATCGCCTACCGGTTCTACAGCCTGTTCATCGCCGATAACGTGTTGCAGTTGGATCCAACCCGCGCAACGCCAGCCGTCGCCAACAACGATGGCCTGGACTACGTACCCACCAACAAGCACGTGCTGTTTGGCCATCATTTCGCCGCCATCGCTGGCGCCGGGCCCTTGGTCGGCCCGGTGCTCGCCGCGCAAATGGGCTACCTGCCCGGCTTGCTGTGGCTGGTGGTGGGCGTGGTGTTTGCCGGTGCGGTGCAGGACTTCGTGGTGCTGTTTCTCTCAGGCCGTCGCAACGGCCGCTCGCTGGGCGATCTGGTGCGCGAGGAAATGGGTCGGGTGCCCGGCACCATCGCCTTGTTCGGTGCATTCCTGATCATGATCATCATCCTGGCGGTGCTAGCGATGGTGGTGGTCAAGGCGCTGGCCGAAAGCCCGTGGGGCATGTTCACAGTGATCGCAACGATGCCGATCGCGCTGATGATGGGGGTGTACATGCGCTACATCCGTGTCGGCAAGATCGGCGAGATCTCGGTGGTCGGCCTGGTGCTGTTGCTAGGCGCGATCTGGTTGGGCGGCAAGGTCGCCGCCGATCCAAGCTGGGGCCCGGCCTTCACCTTCACCGCCAGGCAGATCACCTGGATGTTGATCGGCTATGGCTTCGTCGCCGCGGTGTTGCCGGTGTGGCTGCTGCTGGCGCCGCGCGACTACCTGTCAACCTTTCTCAAGATCGGCACGATCCTGGCGCTTGCGATCGGCATCCTGGTCGTGATGCCGGATCTGCAAATGCCGGTGCTGACCCGGTTCGCTTCCACCGGTGACGGCCCAGTGTGGAAAGGCGGCATCTTCCCGTTTCTGTTCATCACCATCGCCTGCGGGGCGGTGTCCGGTTTCCACGCGTTGATCGCCTCCGGTACCACGCCAAAGTTGCTCGCCAACGAGGGCCACATGCGTTACATCGGCTACGGCGGCATGTTGATGGAATCGTTCGTGGCGATCATGGCCCTGGTGGCGGCCTCGATCATCGAGCCGGGCATCTATTTCGCGATGAACAGCCCGGCCTCACTGGTCGGCACCGACACGGTGGCGGTCGCGGCCAAGGTGTCCGAATGGGGCTTTGCGATCACGCCCGAGGTCCTGGAATCCACCGCGCGCGACATCGGCGAGCACAGCATCCTGGCACGTGCCGGCGGCGCCCCCACGCTGGCGGTCGGAATTGCGCAGATCCTGCACCAGCTGCTGCCCGGTGAAGACACTATGGCGTTCTGGTACCACTTCGCTATCCTGTTCGAGGCCCTGTTCATCCTGACCGCAGTGGACGCCGGCACGCGTGCGGGCCGCTTCATGCTGCAGGACCTGCTGGGCAACTTCGTCCCGGCGCTGAAGAAGACCGACTCGTGGACTGCCAATATCATCGCCACCGCCGGTTGCGTGGCGCTGTGGGGCTATCTGCTCTACACCGGTGTGATCGATCCATTCGGCGGCATCCAGACGCTGTGGCCGTTGTTCGGCATCTCCAACCAGATGCTGGCAGGTATTGCGTTGATGCTGGGCACGGTGGTGCTGTTCAAGATGAAGCGCGATCGCTACGCCTGGGTCACCATCGTGCCGGCGCTGTGGCTGCTGTTGTGCACGACCTACGCCGGGCTGATCAAGATCTTCGACAGCAACCCGGCGCAGGGCTTCCTGGCGCAGGCGCACAAGTTTCAGGCCGCTATCGCCAGCAACACCATCACCGCACCGGCCAAGACGGTGGCGCAGATGCAGCAGATCGTCACCAATGCCTACGTCAACGCCGGTCTGACCGTGCTGTTTCTGTTCGTGGTGTGCTCGATCCTGATTTACGCGGTCAAGACGATCATCATTGCGCGCCGCAACCCGCAACGTAGCGATCGCGAAACTCCGTACGTGGCGTTGCAGCCACACCAGATGGCGGACCTGTAA
- the gpmA gene encoding 2,3-diphosphoglycerate-dependent phosphoglycerate mutase, giving the protein MTRKLVLLRHGQSKWNLDNRFTGWVDVELTEQGRQEAAAAGKLMKDEGLQFDVAHTSVLKRAIHTLQGALKELDQDWLPVSKSWRLNERHYGGLQGLDKAETAAKHGEEQVKIWRRSYDIPPPSMDINDPGHPCHDRRYATLDRNALPGAESLATTLVRVLPYWHDAIAPQLKAGQTVLVTAHGNSLRALYKYLNDVSNEQILELNIPTGIPLLFELDDNLQVQSFRYLGDPEAAKRAAEAVANQGKAK; this is encoded by the coding sequence ATGACCCGCAAACTCGTACTGCTGCGCCATGGCCAGAGCAAATGGAACCTGGACAACCGTTTCACCGGCTGGGTGGATGTGGAACTCACCGAACAAGGCCGCCAGGAGGCCGCTGCGGCCGGCAAGCTGATGAAGGATGAAGGGCTGCAGTTCGATGTCGCCCACACCTCGGTGCTCAAGCGCGCCATCCACACGCTGCAGGGTGCGTTGAAGGAACTCGACCAGGATTGGCTGCCGGTCTCCAAGAGCTGGCGCCTCAACGAGCGCCATTACGGCGGCTTGCAGGGCCTGGACAAGGCCGAAACAGCTGCAAAACACGGTGAGGAGCAAGTCAAGATCTGGCGCCGCTCGTACGACATTCCGCCGCCGTCGATGGACATCAACGATCCGGGTCACCCGTGCCACGACCGTCGCTATGCCACGCTCGATCGCAACGCATTGCCGGGCGCCGAGTCGCTGGCTACCACGCTAGTGCGCGTGCTGCCGTATTGGCACGACGCGATCGCGCCGCAGTTGAAGGCCGGGCAGACTGTGCTGGTGACTGCGCACGGCAACTCGCTGCGCGCGCTGTACAAGTATCTCAACGACGTGTCGAACGAGCAGATTCTGGAGCTCAACATTCCAACCGGCATCCCGCTGTTGTTCGAGCTGGACGACAACCTGCAGGTGCAAAGCTTCCGTTACCTGGGCGACCCGGAAGCGGCCAAGCGCGCCGCCGAAGCGGTGGCTAATCAGGGCAAGGCGAAGTAA
- the katG gene encoding catalase/peroxidase HPI, giving the protein MTTEAKCPFNHAVLGTGTTNIDWWPKQLRVDLLSQHSSKSNPLGQSFNYAEAFKSIDLQALKQELRALMTDSQDWWPADFGHYGPLFVRMAWHSAGTYRIGDGRGGSGRGQQRFAPLNSWPDNVSLDKARRLLWSIKQKYGQAISWADLMILTGNVALESMGLKTFGFAGGREDTWEPDQDVYWGRETKWLGGDERYTRGSPGVDETHGVLVKDDDSQVQHTRDLENPLAAVQMGLIYVNPEGPDGKPDPIAAAIDIRDTFARMAMNDEETVALIAGGHTFGKTHGAADAEHVAAEPEASDLESQGLGWHNSYGSGKGADTITSGLEVTWTTTPTQWSNDFFDHLFKFEWELTKSPAGAHQWVAKDADAIIPDAHDASKKHRPTMLTTDLALRFDPAYAAISRHFHEHPDQFADTFARAWFKLTHRDMGPRACYLGADVPSEELLWQDPVPAVDHALVDAQDAAGLKQTILGSGLSVAQLVSTAWASASTFRGSDKRGGANGARIRLVPQKDWQANQPEQLTKVLSALQRIQAEFNAAQSGGKKISLADLIVLAGNAAIEHAAHAAGHNITVTFAPGRTDASQEQTDVESFAVLEPVADGFRNFAKRSYAVPAEALLIDKAQLLSLTAPELTVLVGGLRVLGANVGESKHGVFTTRPGVLSNDFFANLLDMRTEWKATSDTKELYEGRDRRTGEQKWTGTRVDLVFGSNSILRAVAEVYASADAQEKFVHDFVAAWTKVMQLDRFDLT; this is encoded by the coding sequence ATGACCACCGAAGCAAAGTGCCCGTTCAATCACGCCGTCCTCGGTACCGGAACCACCAACATCGATTGGTGGCCCAAGCAACTGCGCGTGGATCTGCTCAGCCAGCATTCGAGCAAATCTAACCCATTGGGCCAGTCCTTCAATTACGCCGAGGCATTCAAGAGCATCGATCTGCAAGCGCTCAAGCAAGAGCTGCGTGCGCTAATGACCGACTCGCAGGACTGGTGGCCAGCCGACTTCGGCCACTACGGCCCGCTGTTCGTGCGCATGGCCTGGCATAGCGCCGGCACTTATCGCATCGGCGATGGGCGTGGTGGCAGCGGTCGCGGGCAGCAGCGCTTCGCACCGCTCAACAGCTGGCCGGACAACGTGAGCCTGGACAAGGCACGCCGCCTGCTTTGGTCGATCAAGCAGAAGTACGGCCAGGCCATCTCCTGGGCCGACCTGATGATCCTCACCGGCAACGTCGCGCTGGAAAGCATGGGCTTGAAGACCTTCGGTTTCGCCGGCGGCCGCGAAGACACCTGGGAGCCGGATCAGGATGTGTACTGGGGCCGTGAAACCAAGTGGCTGGGCGGCGACGAGCGTTACACGCGCGGCTCGCCGGGCGTGGACGAAACGCACGGCGTGCTAGTAAAGGACGACGATAGCCAAGTGCAGCACACCCGCGATCTGGAAAACCCGCTCGCTGCCGTGCAGATGGGCCTGATCTACGTCAATCCGGAAGGCCCGGACGGCAAGCCTGACCCGATCGCGGCCGCGATCGACATCCGCGACACCTTTGCGCGTATGGCGATGAACGACGAAGAGACCGTGGCGCTTATCGCCGGCGGCCACACCTTCGGCAAGACCCACGGCGCGGCCGATGCCGAGCACGTGGCCGCCGAGCCGGAAGCCAGCGACCTGGAAAGCCAGGGCTTGGGCTGGCACAACAGCTACGGTAGCGGCAAGGGCGCCGACACGATTACCAGTGGCCTGGAAGTTACCTGGACAACCACACCGACGCAGTGGAGCAACGACTTCTTCGATCACCTGTTCAAATTCGAGTGGGAGCTGACCAAAAGCCCGGCCGGTGCGCACCAGTGGGTGGCCAAAGACGCCGACGCCATCATTCCCGATGCACACGATGCATCCAAAAAGCATCGACCGACGATGCTGACCACCGATCTGGCACTGCGTTTCGACCCGGCCTATGCAGCGATCTCGCGGCACTTCCATGAGCATCCGGACCAGTTCGCCGACACATTCGCACGCGCTTGGTTCAAGCTCACCCATCGCGACATGGGCCCGCGTGCATGCTATCTCGGCGCGGACGTGCCGAGCGAAGAATTGCTGTGGCAGGACCCGGTGCCGGCAGTCGACCACGCCCTGGTCGATGCGCAGGACGCAGCCGGACTCAAGCAGACCATTCTGGGCTCCGGGCTGAGCGTGGCGCAGCTGGTCTCCACCGCATGGGCATCGGCCTCGACCTTCCGCGGCTCGGACAAGCGCGGCGGCGCCAACGGTGCACGCATCCGCTTGGTGCCGCAGAAGGATTGGCAAGCCAATCAGCCTGAGCAACTCACCAAGGTGCTGAGCGCGCTGCAACGCATCCAGGCCGAGTTCAATGCAGCGCAGTCCGGCGGCAAGAAGATCTCGCTCGCCGACCTGATCGTGCTGGCCGGTAATGCCGCCATCGAACACGCTGCACATGCAGCTGGCCACAACATCACCGTGACGTTCGCGCCGGGCCGCACCGACGCATCGCAGGAACAGACCGATGTCGAATCGTTCGCAGTGTTGGAGCCGGTAGCCGATGGCTTCCGCAACTTCGCCAAGCGCAGCTACGCCGTGCCTGCCGAGGCGCTGTTGATCGACAAAGCGCAACTGCTCTCCCTGACCGCACCGGAGTTGACCGTGCTGGTCGGCGGCCTGCGCGTGCTGGGCGCCAACGTCGGCGAGTCCAAGCACGGTGTGTTCACCACCCGGCCTGGCGTGCTCAGCAACGACTTCTTCGCCAACCTGCTCGATATGCGTACCGAGTGGAAAGCCACGTCCGACACCAAGGAGCTGTACGAAGGACGCGACCGCCGCACCGGCGAGCAGAAATGGACCGGCACCCGCGTGGATCTGGTGTTCGGTTCCAACTCCATCCTACGTGCGGTTGCCGAGGTCTACGCAAGCGCCGATGCACAGGAGAAGTTCGTGCACGACTTCGTCGCAGCCTGGACCAAGGTGATGCAGCTGGATCGTTTCGATCTGACGTAA